The following are encoded together in the Crassostrea angulata isolate pt1a10 unplaced genomic scaffold, ASM2561291v2 HiC_scaffold_93, whole genome shotgun sequence genome:
- the LOC128169086 gene encoding charged multivesicular body protein 3-like — protein MGLFGKEKGKDPKEMVNHWTHNLRKEGYNIDRQIRGIQREEEKVKRSLKDAAKKGEKESCKILAKEIVRARKAVNRLYASKAHMNSVQMQMKNQLATLRIAGALEKSTEVMKSMQALVKMPEIQATMRDMSKEMMKAGIMEEMLDDTMETLDDDELEEEADSEVEKVLYELTAGELGKAPAAVDDSLPVREPEGATAMPEEEDEDLTSRLEALRS, from the exons ATGGGTCTGTTTGGAAAAGAAAAGGGTAAAGACCCAAAGGAAATG GTGAACCACTGGACACACAATCTGAGGAAGGAAGGGTACAACATTGACAGACAAATCAGGG GGATTCAGAGGGAAGAAGAGAAAGTGAAGAGATCACTTAAAGATGCCGCCAAAAAGGGGGAAAAAGAGTCCTGTAAAATCCTGGCCAAAGAAATTGTACGAGCGAGGAAAGCTGTCAACAGGCTGTACGCATCCAAAGCCCACATGAACTCGGTCCAAATGCAGATGAAAAATCAGCTGG CGACTCTAAGAATAGCAGGTGCCCTGGAGAAGAGCACAGAAGTCATGAAGTCCATGCAGGCCCTGGTCAAAATGCCCGAAATCCAGGCCACAATGAGAGACATGTCCAAAGAAATGATGAAG GCGGGCATCATGGAAGAAATGCTGGATGATACAATGGAGACCCTGGATGATGACGAATTGGAAGAAGAAGCAGATTCTGAAGTTGAAAAAGTTCTCTATGAACTAACAGCAG GAGAACTTGGTAAAGCCCCTGCTGCTGTCGATGACTCACTTCCTGTACGGGAGCCAGAGGGCGCCACTGCCATGCCGGAGGAAGAGGATGAAGATCTAACAAGTCGACTGGAGGCGCTACGCAGCTGA
- the LOC128169071 gene encoding ankyrin-1-like, whose translation MEPIFRKKNRELMLMEIEQDKRLVEASRSGELDQVKTLLKTGASPDATEYNKSLFYDSKNYLTPLMIAASQGYTDVVRCLIESGASVNASDRFDVSALHMAADEGHVDCVAMLLENDAMCNNGTKYSKHGSYTAFPHPGGTTPLHLAASANNIECVTMLIWHGADYNAVDEYGRTSLYIAAQKSLEECVHAHLDNAIWKDILSLPAKDTGDTPLHECVKNGMLSCIQALLRKGSDVNHKNLQGFSPLHIAVRAGEKFSMEILRELVTRGYSTDVNIPESLGFSPLHYVCFHENNMQERRPEAAALLISYGASFNIRNRNNDSLLQYELRSKNRDLTILFAIAKSVAYLPTIESLSIFPPHSQLISTDYSANRHMVKLIKNDVQYYKIMWYKELTRDPRSLQHYCRCVVRKAMGVRRLGQIDTLPLPSTLKDYLHLRMEEFSVSIPEMPDT comes from the exons ATGGAGCCGATTTTCAGGAAGAAAAACAGAGAACTGATGTTAATGGAAATTGAACAAGACAAACGGCTCGTGGAAGCATCGCGATCTGGAGAGTTAGACCAAGtgaaaactcttttaaaaacagGTGCCTCTCCCGATGCCACAGAATACAACAAGAGCTTATTCTACGACTCAAAGAACTATTTGACCCCTTTAATGATAGCAGCCTCCCAGGGATACACAGATGTTGTCAGATGCCTGATAGAGAGTGGAG CCAGTGTTAACGCGAGTGACCGCTTTGACGTGAGTGCCCTTCATATGGCTGCAGACGAGGGACATGTTGACTGTGTGGCCATGCTGCTGGAAAATGATGCGATGTGCAATAATGGAACTAAATACTCAAAGCATGGATCATACACAG CCTTCCCTCATCCTGGAGGCACTACCCCTCTACACCTGGCTGCAAGTGCCAACAACATTGAATGTGTGACTATGCTAATTTGGCACGGGGCAGACTATAACGCAGTAGATGAGTATGGGAGAACCAGTTTATATATTGCGGCCCAGAAATCACTAGAGGAATGTGTCCATGCTCACTTGGACAATGCTATCTGGAAGGACATCCTGTCACTGCCTGCCAAAGATACAG GTGACACACCCCTTCACGAGTGTGTGAAGAATGGAATGCTGTCCTGTATCCAGGCCCTTCTACGAAAAGGCTCTGATGTCAACCACAAAAACTTGCAGGGGTTTAGTCCGCTACACATTGCAGTCAGAGCTGGAGAGAAGTTCTCCATGGAGATATTGCGGGAGCTTGTTACTAGAGGCTACAGCACCGACGTCAATATACCAGAGTCACTAG GATTCTCTCCCCTTCACTACGTCTGTTTCCATGAAAACAACATGCAAGAGCGTAGGCCGGAGGCAGCTGCCCTTTTGATTTCTTACGGTGCTAGCTTTAATATTCGCAACAGAAATAATGACAGTCTTCTGCAGTATGAACTTCGAAGTAAAAACCGCGACTTGACAATCCTGTTTGCCATTGCGAAGAGCGTGGCCTACCTTCCTACCATTGAATCGCTGTCCATCTTCCCCCCACATTCCCAGCTCATCTCCACTGATTATAGTGCTAACAGACACATGGTGAAGTTGATAAAGAATGACGTTCAGTATTATAAGATCATGTGGTACAAAGAGCTGACGAGGGACCCCCGCTCTTTGCAGCATTACTGTCGCTGTGTGGTCAGGAAAGCTATGGGGGTCAGACGTCTGGGTCAGATTGACACCCTGCCCCTCCCGTCCACTCTGAAAGATTATCTCCATCTGAGGATGGAGGAGTTTTCTGTGTCCATTCCAGAAATGCCGGACACGTGA
- the LOC128169075 gene encoding uncharacterized protein LOC128169075, whose protein sequence is MASLNSIFDSVGRATSTPRVNVNPSQGARSKLLSRSRQLTSPPVERVIESEREHINTQISDLEKALQDLTSDYQRCRAELEQTIRCRRHISFARMADVLQLSVEQEEMEELFGTSFPKEWPSDGQACSIPSCPSGEHVFHKIGSYRAHFIKFHKEFVPVYHCPKEGCSFRAFKISPIRKHWDKKHPGLQGCILCRNIKNPRYCNPGQIDMPLPSIHRDARDRAAEARRRASASSTPLFNLPTCYNARDMKPLHF, encoded by the exons ATGGCTTCACTTAATTCTATTTTTGATAGTGTAGGGCGAGCTACATCTACTCCTAGAGTTAATGTTAATCCCTCACAAGGTGCTAGAAGTAAACTTTTGTCACGAAGTAGACAGTTAACATCCCCTCCTGTAGAGAGAGTGATTGAGAGTGAAAGAGAGCACATTAACACCCAAATTTCAGATTTGGAGAAAGCTCTTCAAGACCTTACATCTGACTACCAGAGATGCAGAGCAGAGCTTGAGCAGACCATAAGATGCAGACGCCACATATCATTTG CTAGGATGGCCGATGTTTTACAGTTATCAGTTGAGCAAGAGGAGATGGAGGAGCTCTTTGGTACATCTTTTCCTAAGGAGTGGCCCTCAGATGGACAAGCGTGTTCCATTCCTAGCTGTCCATCTGGGGAGCACGTCTTTCACAAAATAGGATCGTACAGGGCCCACTTCATAAAATTTCATAAGGAATTTGTGCCGGTGTATCATTGTCCTAAGGAAGGATGCTCCTTCAGAGCTTTTAAAATTTCGCCTATCCGTAAGCATTGGGATAAGAAACACCCAGGACTTCAGGGGTGTATTTTGTGTCGGAACATTAAAAATCCAAGATACTGTAATCCTGGACAGATAGATATGCCCTTGCCGTCTATACATAGGGACGCCAGGGACAGGGCAGCAGAAGCCAGACGTCGAGCATCAGCCTCTTCTACACCACTTTTTAACCTCCCAACATGTTATAATGCTAGGGACATGAAACCTCTTCACTTTTGA